From Triticum urartu cultivar G1812 chromosome 2, Tu2.1, whole genome shotgun sequence, a single genomic window includes:
- the LOC125538080 gene encoding uncharacterized protein LOC125538080 — protein MHFTHLTPKPSLDDAIIAETLQILSIKLTEIKGGFKLPLSVYGVVAARDSVDNNRNLLFAHSRITPQRIRQHNPYLRLIGPSRAILCRDPVRFEIQLKVERGAVSRDRALISATRDFYARHPGVHTICFENRFCKIELCVERLVETIQATICSVRVVKQGTRQRVESRCRVSCSTTSYSCKIINGKPTYVANAPSGEVVLLDRFKKAMPGGSEGYLDLSRRVVSVEHEGSLKVVVQTCS, from the exons ATGCACTTCACACACTTGACACCTAAACCCAGCTTAGACGATGCTATCATCGCGGAGACCTTGCAGATCCTTTCCATTAAACTAACAGAAATTAAAGGTGGCTTCAAATTGCCATTGTCTGTGTATGGTGTGGTTGCTGCTCGGGACAGTGTCGATAACAATCGCAACCTTCTCTTCGCGCACAGTAGGATAACGCCCCAAAGAATCAGGCAACAC AATCCATATTTGCGCTTGATTGGGCCGTCTCGTGCAATTCTCTGCAGAGACCCTGTTCGCTTTGAAATTCAGCTAAAAGTTGAACGTGGAGCAGTGTCTCGAGATAGAGCATTGATCAGCGCAACTCGCGATTTCTACGCTCGTCATCCTGGTGTGCATACCATCTGCTTCGAGAACCGCTTCTGCAAAATAGAGTTATGCGTCGAGCGGCTTGTGGAGACGATCCAGGCCACGATCTGCAGTGTCCGTGTTGTTAAACAGGGGACACGGCAGCGCGTTGAAAGTCGATGCCGAGTTTCTTGCTCGACAACatcatactcatgcaagatcatCAATGGTAAACCTACTTATGTTGCTAATGCCCCATCTGGTGAAGTCGTGCTGCTTGATCGTTTTAAAAAAGCAATGCCCGGTGGTTCAGAGGGCTACCTTGATCTGTCGAGGCGTGTGGTCTCTGTAGAACATGAAGGCAGCCTGAAAGTTGTCGTACAGACTTGCTCGTGA